The Bacillota bacterium genomic sequence CAGTCCGCGAAGGAGGACGGCACCATCTCCCACACCAGAAGGAGTAACAGTACCACCACCACCGGCTTGACTGCCTTGATCATCCCTTGCACCCAGGGCACCGCCCTGAACATGCCCAGCAGATGGTAAAGGACGAGCATCGCCGCCAGAGACGGCAATACCAGGCCGGCCAACGCTGCCACCACCCCCAGGGGGCCACCCACCTTGTACCCGATGTACCCCGCCATTTTGGTGGCGATGGGCCCCGGAAGGGCATTGCCCATGGCCAGCACGTCCGCGAATTCCTCCGTCGTCATCCAATGGTAGTTGTCCACCGCCTCGATCTCCACCAGAGGGATGGAGGAAGGACCACCTCCGTACCCCAGGACTCCCACCCGCGCGAAGGCCAAAAACAGTTGCCACCACACCATGCTGCGTTCCCTCCTCCAGTGCCAACGCGCCCTTCTCTGCACCGGCGGGAAAAAGCTTCGCTACGGGGACGCCTGGCCCCTGCCCACCGCCCTCGATCGGGCCGGGCTCCACCGGCATCCGCAGGACCAGCGGATAACGCTGGCGAATCTCACCTGGGTCAGAGTCCCGCTGCCTCCAGGGAGTGATGCTACGTTGCGTTCCCGTGCGCGAAAGAGAACCCGTAATCCCGGCCCGATCGAGTATGCGTTTACCGTGGGTACAGTGGCCCTGGTCGGGTACGCCATGGGCCTGGCGCGCCCCCCCACGCTGCTTTACCTCTCCGGCGCGTTGTTCCTGGCCAGCCTGGCCACCTTGCTTCCCCAGGTGCGGCCCTTCCGGGGCGTTGCCACCGCCTTGCTGGGACTGTGCCTGGGTCTCTACCTGGCAGCGCTTACCATACCGGCTGCCCTGCCCGCCGCCATCTCCAACGCCCGCCCCGAAATTGCCAACGCCGCCTTCAAAGCGGTCTGGATCATGACCGCCGTGCTGGTCGCCCTCATCGCAGGATGGAGGCTCCGCGACCTGGGAGCCGGCTGGGGGCGAATCAGCGCGGCATGGTGGGCCCAAGGTGCGGCCATGGCCGCGGCATTCCTGGTCTTCTATCGCTACCTGTACCGTCCTCCCGCGCCGCTGGTGACCAACCTGCCTGGTTACTGGCCATACGCCGCAGGGATCTGCATTTTCTTCGGGATCTCCAACGCCATGGCCGAAGAATACCTGTTCCGCCGCCTGGCGCAGGTACAACTGATCGATTATCTCGGCCCGGCCTGGGGACTGGTAGCTCAGGCGCTGCTGTACGGCCTCATTCACCTCGGACCCTCGTCCCGCCCCAGCGGGCCGGCCGGAGCGCTGGTCATGACCGCCCTGGGATGGTTCCTGGGCAGAAGCGCATACCGTACCGGAGGCCTGGCCCTGGCAGTAGCGGTGCACGCCCTGATCGACGCCTTCATCTTCTGGTGGAGCTAGCTCAGGCAGCCTTGAACACGGCCGGCAAGTTGGTGCGATAGCAGCAGGCGGATAGCGGCAGCCACCGGATGGGGCTCACTCTGATCAATTACCAGGTCCGCGGCTTCCTTGACCTGGTCGCTGGCCCAGGGCATGGCCACCCCGGTGCCGGCCCACCGCAGCATTCCCTCGTCCAGGGGACTGTCTCCCATGGCCACCACATCCCGGGCCGCGATTCCCGCCTGCTCGCAGAGCCGGGCCAGGGCCTGGCCTTTTTCCGCCGCTTCCGGCAGCACCTTCAGGTAGACCAGGGTTCCCGACCGCAGGGGAATGAAACGCGCTCCCCGTTGACGTTCCGGTGGGAAGGCTGTCAGCACCGCCTCAACGGCTTCTTCCCCGAAGATGTCCACCTGAGGTACCGGTACCGCCCCCTGCACCTGGAGTTCCCGGTACGCGGCCGGGACGGAGGGTACCACATGCACCCCGGGCGGGGGCTGTTCGGGTCGGCCCGGCAGGGTGAGCCAGGCCTGCGTATATATCTCATCGTCTACGTACAGCCCGTAAAGGTAGGAACCCCCGGCCAGGAACCCGAGCAGGTCTTCCACCAGATCGGGAGGCAGCAGGTGCAACTCCCTCACCCGCTCCCCAGCTGCATCCACCACCTTGGCACCGCAGTAGCAGATGACCGGGAGGGTAGGCTTAACCTGTGCCACGTATTCGCGGGCCGACAGCCAGCGTCGGCCCGTCGCTATGGTGATCTGGATGTTGCGCCGCCTGGCCTCCTCCAGCGCAGCCAGGTTCTCCGCGCTGATACTGCCATCCCGTCCGAGCAGAGTGTCGTCCAGATCTAGAGCCAGTAACCGTATCACAATTCACCGTTCCTTTCAACTCTCGGTCGGAGACAGTCTGCCGTCCGAGGGAAATGGCCGCGTGAGGCCAAAAGAGATGGTCGGAGCGGCCGGACTTGAACCGGCGACCTCGTGGTCCCGAACCACGCGCCCTACCAAGCTGGGCCACGCCCCGACCTCAAGATCCACGTTCATTATACGGTGGAAGGCCAGCTACTGCAATAGCGCCTCAGGCGTCGGCCCACACCAGGGACACATGGGTGACGTCGAAGCCGGCGGCGACAAGACGGTCAACGCATTCCTTGGGCTCGGTGGTCTTGAGACGCAACACTATCTGCGCCCAACCGGGGATGTCCCGCGGGAATATGGCCACCGCCGGAGCCCCGGCGCAGCGTTGTTAACCTTTCTTCGCCAGCACCAGGTCGTCTCCCTGCCGGTCGACCAGGATGGTGTCGCCAGAACGGAACCTTCCTTCCAGGATGGCGCCCGCCACCCGGTTCGCCACCCGGCGCTCGATGGTACGCCTCAGGGGCCGGGCCCCAAAGACGGGATCGTACCCCTCTTTAGCCAGCAGGTCACGGGCCGCCTCGGTGACCTCAAGGGCCAACCCCTGCTCCTGCAGACGGGCGGCCAGGCGGTCAATCTGGAGATCCACGATGCGCCTGATTTCGGCCGGCCCCAGGCTGTTGAATATGATGATCTCGTCCAGGCGGTTGAGGAACTCGGGACGGAAGTGACCGCGCACGGCCTCCATGACCCGCCGCCGCATCTCGGCATCGTCACGGCCCCCCAGTTCCTGGATCCAGGTGGAGCCCAGGTTGGAGGTCATGATCACCACCGTGTTGCGGAAGTCCACGGTGCGGCCGTGTCCATCGGTGAGCCGACCGTCATCGAGAAGTTGCAGGAGGAGGTTGAAAACCTCGGGGTGGGCTTTTTCCGCCTCGTCGAAGAGGATGATGGAGTAAGGACGGCGGCGCACGGCCTCGGTGAGCTGGCCGCCCTCCTCGTAGCCCACGTAGCCCGGGGGAGCACCGATCAGGCGGGAGACGGTGTGGCGCTCCTGGTATTCGGACATGTCGATGCGGGTGAGGGCCCGCTCGTCGTCGAACAGGAACTCCGCCAGGGCGCGGGCCAGTTCGGTCTTACCCACTCCGGTCGGCCCCAGGAAGAGGAACGACCCCAGGGGGCGGTTGGGATCGGCCAGCCCGGCCCGGGCCCGCCGGATGGCGTCGGAAACCGCCCGCACCGCCTCATCCTGCCCCACCACCCGCTGACGCAGCCGGTCCTCCATCCTCAGAAGCTTCGCCATTTCGCCTTCCAGCAGCCGGGTGACGGGGATGCCCGTCCACCTGGCCACCACCTGGGCGATGTCTTCCTCGTCAACCTCTTCCTTGAGCAGGCGCTGGCCGGGCGGGATGGCCTCAAGTTGTCGGTTGGCCTCTTCCAGTTCCTTTTGCAGGGACAGGCGCACGCCGTAGCGGAGCTCGGCGGCTCTCCCCAGGTCCCCGCGCCGCTCGGCCTGCTCCTCTTCAATGCGGGTGGCCTCGATCTTCTCCTTCAGTTCCCGCACCCGGCCGATGAGCCGCTTCTCTTCTTCCCACCGGGTACGGGCCTCGGCGATGCGCGCCCGCAGCGATTCCAGCTCACTTTCCACCTGGTGCAGCCTCTCCCGCGCCGCCCGGTCATCTTCCCGGGAAAGGGCCTGCGCCTCGATCTCAAGCTGGCGCGCCCGCCGCTCCAGGGAATCGATGGCTGCCGGCACGCTGTCGATCTCGGTCCGCAGCCGGGCCGCTGCTTCGTCCACCAGGTCGATGGCCTTGTCGGGCAGGAACCGGTCCGAGATGTAGCGCGCCGACATGGTAGCCGCTGCTACCAGGGCAGAATCGCGGATGCGTACTCCGTGGTGAACCTCGTATTTTTCCTTCAGGCCCCGCAGGATGCCGATGGTATCCTCCACGGAAGGCTCACCCACGTAGATGGGCTGGAAGCGCCGCTCCAGGGCGGCATCCTTCTCGATGTGCTTGCGGTACTCGTCCAGGGTAGTGGCACCCACGCAGCGGAGTTCCCCGCGGGCGAGGGCGGGCTTGAGCAGGTTGGAAGCATCGACTGCCCCCTCCGCCCCTCCGGCCCCCACCAGGGTGTGCAGTTCGTCGATGAACAGGATGATGCGTCCCTCGGCAGCCTCGATTTCCTTGAGCAGGGCCTTCATGCGGTCCTCGAACTCGCCCCGGTATTTCGTCCCCGCCACCAGGGCCCCGAGGTCAAGCGCCAGCACCCGCTTGTCCTTCAGGGTCTCCGGCACATCCCCGTTGGCCACCCGCTGGGCCAGCCCCTCCACGATGGCGGTCTTGCCCACCCCGGGCTCCCCTATGAGCACGGGATTGTTCTTTGTGCGCCGGGAAAGGACCTGGATCACCCGCCTGATTTCCTCGTCCCGGCCGACGACGGGGTCCAGCTTGCCGCGCCGGGCCAGGTCGGTGAGATCGCGACAGTACCTTTCCAGCACCCGGTACTTGCCCTCGGGTTCGGGATCGGTGACGCGCTGGGTGCCCCGGACCTGGGCCAGAGCCCTCATGACCGACTCTTCGGTTATCCCTGCCCGGCGCAGGGCCTGCCCGGCCGGGCCAGTGTCACCCAGCAGCCCAATCAACAGGTGCTCCGTGGACACGTACTCGTCCTTCAGCCGCCTGGCCACCGCCTGGGCCCCATCCAGGACCCCGGCCAAACGGGGCGACACATACGCCCCCGCCGCGGCACCATAAGCCCTTGGTGCCCGCCCCAGTTCCCTCTCCATCTCGGCGGCCAGGGCTTCGGGATTGGCACCGCACCGCGCCAGCAAGGTGGGCACCAGCCCTTCCTCCTGGCGCAGTAAGGCCAGCAAAAGGTCCTCCGGCTCAACCTGGCTGCGCTGGCCAGACCGGGCCAACGCCTGAGCAGAGGCCAGGGCCTCCTGCGACTTCACGGTGAAACGCTCCGGTTGCACGACACGCGCTCCTCTCTCAACAAACGGGCATCGGGGGACGCCGGCCCGCCGCTCGCGAGGCCTCAACAGACCGGCCTGCAGAAGGCAGGCCTTCCTGCAGGCCCGACCTGCCTCAGCGGGCGGGGGTCTCGGGCCGGAGGCGGGCCAATTCCTCGAACAGCTCCTTCTCGCGCTTGCCCAGGCGGGTGGGCAGTACCACCTTCACCCTGTACAGGAGGTCACCCCGGCCCCCGTCACGGCGGGGGAGCCCCAGCCCCCGCAGCCGCAACACCGCCCCGTTCTGGGTCTCAGGCGGCACCTTCACTTTAACGCGACCGCTGTCCAGGGTGGGTGCCTCCACCTCCGCCCCCAGGACGGCCTCCGTAAGCGAGACGGGCAATTCGTAGACCAGGTCGTCCCCCTCCCGGGTGAAGAGGGGATGGGGCTTCACCCGCACCCGCAGGTACACATCCTGGCCCCCCGCTCCTCCGGGCAGGCGGAGCAATTGTCCATCCCGCACGCCGGGGGGGACCCTCACCTCGAGGCGCCGGGTACCCCCGGGAAGCACCAGTTCCACCTGGCGCTGCGTACCGTGCGCCACCTCTGCCAGGGTGACCTCCAGGGTGCCCGCTTCCTGGGGGCCACCTCCTCCGTTGGGCGTTACCGTCTCTGCCTCGCGGGGAGGCCAGGTCCACCAGAAGGTCCGCCTGCCGCCGGACCTTCCCTCTGCACGTCCCCCGGCCGGGCGCCCCCCTGCAGCCCCGGCCGCCTGGGCCAGCAATTGCTCCAGATCCAGCCCCAGATCGGAGAAGAAGGTGCGGAAGAACTCGGAGAAATCCGCGCCCGCTCCTCCCGTAAATGTGGGACCGAATCCACCTGCCTGGCGCTGGGCACGCTCCCACTGGGACCAGCGGGGCCAGTCCGCACCCAACTGGTCGTAACGGCGGCGCCGCTCCGAGTCGGACAGGACGGCGTACGCTTCGTTGATCTCCTTGAACTTCTCCTCGGCCGCCTTGTCTCCCGGATTGACGTCGGGATGGTACTTGCGCGCCAGCCGCCGGTATGCCTTCTTTATCTCCTCATCGCTGGCGTCCCGGGAAACACCCAGGATGCGGTAGTAGTCCTTGAACTCCACCAGGGCTCACCGCCCCGCTCACTCTCGCACAGGTAGTCCCCAGGGAGCACGCCGGCCTGCGCGGCAGCGTGCACCCCACTGTGCACCCCATCAGTATCCACCGGGGCCAGCCTGCGGGCCATCGCCACGGCCAGGGCTCCCCGGCGGGCCGCCGGCCGCGGGGCGAACTACCCGCACCCGCGCCGGCCGCAGTACTTCCCCGCGATACAGGTATCCTTTCTGCATTTCGTCGGTTACGGTCTCCGCTTCCACGTCGGGCGACTCCCACACGGCCACCGCCTCGTGGAAACGGGGATCGAATGGATTGCCCAGCGCCTGGATCGGCTCCACGCCCTCCTGGCTGAGCATGGTGTCCAGTTGCCGGGAGATCAGTTCCAGCCCCCGGCGCAGGCCATCGGGGTCGGCCGAGGCCATCACCTGGGGCATGAGGGCACGCTGGAAGTTGTCCACGACGTCCAGGAACCGCAGGAGAAGATCCTGCCGGCCGCGCTCCACCAGGCGTTCGACCTCGCGCTCCATGCGGCGCCGGTAATTGTCCAGGTCGGCCCGCGCGCGCAGGAACTGGTCCCAGTTGCGCTCCGCTTCCTGACGCTTGGACTCCAGTTCCGCCCGAGCCGTCTCCTGCTCCGCCAGGGCGCGCTCCAGTTCCGCCCGGGCGGTTTCCAGCTCTGCGCGAACGCGTTCCAGCTCCTCCCGGGCCGAGTCCAGTTCGGCCTTCAACCGCTCTACTTCCCCACGCGGGTCTTCCTCCCGCGGTTGCACGCAGCTCTCAGGATGGGTCACCGGTCACACCTCCGCCCGGCGGCTACTTGTCCCCGTCGCTGGGACGGTACTCGGCGTCAATGACGTCGTCTCCGCCGCCCCGCGACGACCCGGTCGAGGAAGCACCGGAGCCCCCCGACGAGCCCGCGGCACCCGCGGCCTGGCGGTACAACTGCTCGGCCATCCGGTAGGACGCCTGCTGCAATTCCTCCATGGCCGAGCGGATACGAGCTACGTCCTCGCCCTTGGTAGCCTCGCGCAGCGAGGAGATGGCGCGTTCGATGCGGGCCTTCTCGTCGGCTGACAACCTGTCTCCCATATCCTTCATGGTCTTTTCCACCTGGTAGATAAGGGAGTCCGCCTGGTTGCGGGCATCCACCAGGTCGCGCCGGCGCTTGTCATCCTGCGCGTATTGCTCGGCTTCCTTCACCATACGGTCGATCTCGTCCTTGGACAGTTGGGTCGACCCTGTGATGGTAATGTGCTGCTGGCGCCCGGTGGCACGGTCCTTGGCGGTCACATTCAGGATGCCGTTGGCGTCGATGTCGAAGGTGACCTCGATCTGGGGGATGCCACGCGGCGCGGGCGGGATGCCGTCGAGCAGGAACCGCCCCAGGGTCCGGTTGTCCCGGGCGAACTCCCGCTCGCCCTGCAGCACGTGGATCTCCACTGTTGTCTGCCCGTCGGCCGCGGTGGTGAATATCTCGCTCTTGCGGGTGGGAATGGTGGTGTTGCGTTCAATGAGCCTGGTCATCACGCCGCCCAGGGTTTCGATACCCAGGGAGAGGGGAGTGACGTCGAGCAGGACGATATCCTTCACTTCCCCGGCCAGCACCCCGGCCTGGATGGCCGCCCCCACGGCCACCACTTCGTCGGGGTTAACCCCGCGGTGTGGCTCCTTGCCGGTCAGCTTGCGCACCAGCTCCTGAATGGCGGGCATACGGGTAGCGCCACCCACCAGGATGACCTCGTCGATGTCGCGCTCCGTCAATTTCGCATCGGCCAGTGCCTGGCGGAAGGGACCGATGCACCGCTCAGTCAGGTCCCGGGTGATCTCTTCGAACTTAGCCCGGCTGATGCGCTCTTCCAGGTGCTTGGGACCCGAGGCGTCAGCGGTAATGAACGGCAGGGAGATGGTGGTCTCGGGTACCGAGGAGAGTTCACACTTGGCCTTCTCACACGCCTCCAGGAGACGCTGCAGGGCCTGCCGGTCCTTGCGCAGGTCGATCCCCGTTTCCCGCTGGAAGCGGTCGGCCACGTAATTGACCAGCCGCATGTCGTAGTCGTCGCCGCCCAGGTGGGTGTCCCCCGCGGTGGCCTTCACCTCGAATACGCCGTCGCCCACCTCCAGGATGGAGACGTCGAAGGTGCCGCCGCCCAGGTCCCACACCAGGATGGTCTCATTGGACTTCTTGTCCAGACCGTAGGCGAGGGATGCGGCCGTGGGCTCGTTGATGATGCGCAGGACCTCCAACCCGGCGATGCGCCCGGCATCGCGGGTGGCCGTGCGCTGGGCGTCGTTGAAGTACGCGGGCACGGTAATCACCGCTTTGGTGACGGGCTCGCCCAGGTACTTCTCGGCGTCCATCTTCAGCTTCTGCAGGATCATGGCGGAAATCTCTTCCGGGGAAAACTCCTTCCCCGCCGCGGGCAGGTACACGCGTACCGTGTCGTTGGGACCGCGCTTCACCTGGTAAGGGACCCGGTCTCGCTCCATGCTGACCTCATCATAGCGCCGCCCCATGAAGCGCTTGATGGAAAACACTGTATTCGCCGGGTTCAGGACCGCCTGGCGGCGAGCCAGTTGCCCCACCAGGCGCTCGCCCGACTTGGTGAATCCCACCACGGAAGGGGTAAGACGGCTTCCCTCCGCGTTGATGATCACCTGGGGTTTACCGGCTTCCATTACCGCGATGACTGAGTTAGTGGTCCCCAGGTCGATTCCCACGACCTTCGCCATACAGGCGCACCTCCTCGTCCACAATCGTCTCTTCTTGGTGGCTGCCCTCTTAGGCGTCCTCCTCGTCCCTTACCTCAACCGGAATCCGCCGGGCCGCCGAGCCCCCGGCGCCACCGTACACGGAACGACCCGCACCGGGGGGCTCGCGCCCGGACGCAGCGGCGGGCTCGTCGCCGGAACGGCCCCCCGCCTCTTCGTAGACACCGCCGGAACGGCCACCCATCTCGTCGGACAGGATGCCCTCCATGCGGAGGATCAGCTTCACCCCGGCCACGTTTATACGTTCAACGCGGATGAGGTGGCATATCCGCCGCAAGAGGATGAGGTCGTTCTCCGAGTACAGGCGGATGTTGTTCTCGGTGCGGAAAGGACACACCAGCCCGTACCGTTCCAGCACCCGCAGGGTCTGCGGGTTGACCCCCAGGAGGCGGGCAGCCACGCTGATGGTGTATACCGGTTCGTCCGGCCCGTGCAGGCGCAGGGCTGATCCCTCCTCATAAGGATCTTGCACTGGGCATTATAACCTTCTTATCGACCTCCGTCAACACATTGCACCCCCACCCTTCCCGGGCGCTCGATCCGCCCTGGAACCCGCTGCTATCGAGGTGAATGCCGCCACCACAGCACACCCCAGGCGGTCATCCAGCGCCTTCCCCGCCACCCCAGCCCCCGCGCCGTGCCCCGGCGCTACCCGGCGGCGCGACCCCTGCCACGCGGGGAAATAAGACCAGCGCCACGAGCTGCCCGCACCGACAACCCCGCCAGAACGCGGTACAGAAGCAGGTTCAAGGCCTCGTTCGTCCTGATGGCGAGCATCTCCCGGTCATCGGGCCAGGGACTGCGGGGCACCAATTCGCCGCACACGTCTGCCCCCACCAGTTCCCGGGACCTGCGCAACCAGGAGAGCCACCTGGCCAGGTCGGACATAACCAGGGGTCCGCTGCCCCAGGTGGTCCTCGCTTCGCGGAGGACGTCCTTGTCGATGCTCACGTACACCTTCCGGGTGGGAAAAAGCAGGCTGAACTCCTCCGGCAGCTCCCCGCGCACCTGCACCACCCGCTGAGGAGGAACCACCAGCAATTTGGCCCCCGTGCTTCCGTCCCCGGACCGGGGTGCCGCAGCCGCCCCCTGCCCCTCGGCTGCCGCCTCGGCTGCCGCCACCACGACCTGCCTCACGCGGGGCAACCTGACCACCTTCCCCAGCCATGACCCGCAGGTCACAAAACCGGGGATGCCCGGCTGCCCGTCCAGATGACGGTCGAAAACCAAGACCGTCAGAGGTTCACGGGCCTTGCGCCTGATTAGGTGGTACGCCAGGTGGTGGAAATCCCCCGTGCCCAGGAAAACCAAAGGCGGCCCCAGGGAGGCCAGCACACGACTCGCTCGGGCGAACGTCCACAGCGGCGCCATGTACCTGAGCCCTCGCGCTTCCAGGGCCACGCGTTGGGCGGCCATGCGCCACAGCCGCGCCTGCCACCGCAGGGATCCATCCGCGTCTACCACGGCAAACCCGGGATCCGGCACCTTCATGGCATCAGGACGTTGACGGCACCCGTAAGACCACGGGCCATGCCATTCACCGCCTCCATTATACCCATTCCCGCACCAGAAACCTCCCCGGGCCTTCACCGGGTGCCATTTTATGCCAGGGGCAAGTCCCCGCGAAAGGTGGTGTCAGGAGGGCGGGGATATCCACCAGTTGTCCATAGCCCGGTACCGGTCGCGTAACGGGCGGATGGCACCCCGTCGGGCCAGGTACAACTCGCGCGTGCTCGTGACCCAGCCCTCAATGTGTTCGCGGGCGGGGACCGGGTCCCACCGGTGCCCATGGGGACCGGGCGTAACGAATTCACCCACCCCGCCCGGGTGCAACGGCGCCCGACACGAGCACAGCGGGCACTCCACCTCACCCCGGCCCACCCGCAGCACCTGGCTGCCACAGAACGGGCAGGCAAAAATCCCTCCCTCAAAACGGGCAGCGCGCTTGCTGGCAGGCGTCTGGAAGGCCGATGCCGCGCCGGCGGGCGCTTCTTCAGCAACGACGAGGCGCCCCAGGGCGCGGGCCCGTTCCATCAGTCCTTCCTCCAGCAACACCTCCCCCGGGCCGGGGGCGTAGGCCTCCAGCCAGCCCACCGGATGGGCCTGCATGGCAAGCAGGAGCAGGTTGAGCAGGCCGGCACCGAAGGGATTCCATCCCCGCAGGCCGGCCACGCTGATGGCAGCACCCCGGCGCCCCCGCCTCCCCAGCTCCTCCACCTGGTGACCGAGCATGAGGTAACGATCCAGGACAAGCTTGATCACTCCCGCCGGCCCCAGAACGTAGGTGGGGGCCCCCACCACGAGGGCATCAGCAGCCGTCATCTGCTCGAACAACCAGGGCACGTCGTCGCCCAGCCGACACGGGCGACGGCTGAAGACGCAGGACATGCAGCCGTCGCACGGGAGGATGCGCAGGTCGGTGAGCCTCACCATGGCCACCTCGGCTCCGGCCTCCTGCGCCCCCGCCAGCGCTTCCTTGACCAGGATTTCCGTGTTGCCGAGGCGGCGCGCCGAACCCACCAGACCCAGCACCTTCATGGCACCCACTCTCCCCCGGGGCAACACCTGACGGAGCATCCCCATCCGTAGCTCATGACGGTAAGCACCACGTGCCCGACGACAATGTCAGATAAATCCTCAACGGAAAAGTTGGCCCGCGATTACCACCCGCATGATTTCGGAGGTCCCCTCGTAGATCTCCGTCACCTTGACGTCGCGCATGAGGCGCTCCACGGTATAGTCCCGCAGGTACCCGTACCCGCCGTGGATCTGCACCGCTTCCTCACAGCAGCGCATGGCCATGCGGGTGGCAAAGAGCTTGGCCTGGGCCGCCTCTCTGGTGAACCGCTCCCCCCGGTCGGCCAGGGAGGCCGCCCGGTGACACAGCAGGCGGGCGGCATCGATGTCGGTGGCCATGTCCACCAGCTTCCACTGGATACCCTGGAAGTTCAGGATGGGCTGTCCGAACTGCTCGCGTTTGCGGGCGTAATCGCGGGCCCGCTCGTATGCGGCTCGCGCTATCCCGATCGCCTGGGCGGCAATGCCCACCCTTCCCCGATCCAGCCCCGACAGGGCGATCCTGAACCCCTCCCCCTCACGCCCCAGCCGGTTTTCCTCCGGGACCCGGCATCCCTCCAGGTAGACGGCAGTGGTGACGGACGCGCGCAGGCCCATCTTCTCGAGGGGTGGTCCGAAGGAAATACCGGGCCGCTCCTTCTCGACCAGGAAGGCGGTGAGGCCGCGCGACCCCTGGGTGCGGTCG encodes the following:
- a CDS encoding flavodoxin family protein: MKVLGLVGSARRLGNTEILVKEALAGAQEAGAEVAMVRLTDLRILPCDGCMSCVFSRRPCRLGDDVPWLFEQMTAADALVVGAPTYVLGPAGVIKLVLDRYLMLGHQVEELGRRGRRGAAISVAGLRGWNPFGAGLLNLLLLAMQAHPVGWLEAYAPGPGEVLLEEGLMERARALGRLVVAEEAPAGAASAFQTPASKRAARFEGGIFACPFCGSQVLRVGRGEVECPLCSCRAPLHPGGVGEFVTPGPHGHRWDPVPAREHIEGWVTSTRELYLARRGAIRPLRDRYRAMDNWWISPPS
- a CDS encoding acyl-CoA dehydrogenase family protein — encoded protein: MIVDSQYEELRRRVAELASRELEPRAAVCDREASFPWESVRRLADEGYFGLMLPPEYGGMGQGLLAYAVCMEEVARACASCALIWGVHSALVAGSILAWGTEEQKRRFLPALGKAEVLGAFCLTEPGAGSDAGALQTTARREGSWYILDGQKMFITNGGVAGLYLVIASTDRTQGSRGLTAFLVEKERPGISFGPPLEKMGLRASVTTAVYLEGCRVPEENRLGREGEGFRIALSGLDRGRVGIAAQAIGIARAAYERARDYARKREQFGQPILNFQGIQWKLVDMATDIDAARLLCHRAASLADRGERFTREAAQAKLFATRMAMRCCEEAVQIHGGYGYLRDYTVERLMRDVKVTEIYEGTSEIMRVVIAGQLFR